From Ferrimicrobium acidiphilum DSM 19497, one genomic window encodes:
- the soxR gene encoding redox-sensitive transcriptional activator SoxR, protein MPSKQELLPIGIVAGRCGVSVATLRFYEERGLVTSIRTEGQKRMYTRSVIRRVAFIKVAQRVGLTLDEIATAVELLPNQRTPNAKDWNRLSASWRLRIDEQIRTLEGLRDDLDSCIGCGCLSLGTCKLYNPDDKAAKLGTGARYLLGNEPSDTNE, encoded by the coding sequence ATGCCATCCAAGCAGGAACTTCTCCCAATTGGAATCGTCGCAGGACGTTGTGGAGTCTCGGTGGCGACGTTGAGATTTTACGAGGAGCGCGGCCTCGTGACCTCAATCCGAACCGAAGGCCAGAAGCGTATGTACACTCGCTCGGTCATTCGACGCGTAGCCTTTATCAAGGTTGCCCAACGCGTGGGACTAACTCTCGATGAGATTGCAACCGCTGTTGAATTACTCCCGAACCAGAGGACACCAAACGCGAAGGACTGGAATCGACTGTCGGCGAGCTGGAGACTCAGGATAGACGAACAGATTCGGACACTAGAAGGTCTACGCGACGATCTGGACTCTTGCATTGGTTGTGGATGTCTTTCGCTCGGTACCTGTAAGCTCTACAACCCAGATGACAAGGCCGCCAAGCTCGGTACCGGCGCTAGATACCTACTTGGCAACGAACCTTCCGATACGAATGAGTAA
- a CDS encoding G1 family glutamic endopeptidase — protein MIEGTQVQLQLSATGGDGPLQWSISSNPSWLQITPSGLLYGIPTSPGNGQATITVTDAAGRSSQVTLPVSVDVPSGNWSGYVDYSPNGIPFTQASAQFVVPTLSSSLPQSCASAVSGGMSLSCSLAEWVGIGGTSGNNTLIQAGVYEIPDLATGSVKIVPWVENLPSPSQPVPNMSVAPGNDMKVSVDQVTGTEWKVTVEDLTTGQSVSGVGNYYGSGDSADFIVEAPTTAAGQTAPTPFSSPIKFFNVKVSSSAQSAGQVMLPTAMVQSGNVATYPGQFHSSYGGFKVYYDDQQS, from the coding sequence GTGATAGAGGGAACTCAGGTGCAACTGCAGCTCTCGGCGACGGGCGGTGATGGCCCGCTACAGTGGTCGATCAGCAGCAACCCTAGCTGGCTCCAGATCACCCCTAGTGGTTTGCTATACGGCATTCCCACATCCCCTGGTAATGGCCAAGCCACCATCACCGTCACCGACGCGGCTGGGAGGTCGAGTCAGGTAACCTTGCCAGTCTCGGTTGATGTGCCTTCAGGAAACTGGTCAGGATATGTAGATTACTCACCCAATGGCATACCCTTTACGCAGGCGAGCGCCCAATTTGTGGTGCCAACTCTCTCCTCCTCGCTCCCGCAGTCCTGTGCGAGTGCCGTGTCTGGTGGCATGAGTCTCTCATGTTCGCTTGCAGAGTGGGTCGGTATCGGTGGAACCTCTGGCAACAATACCCTCATTCAGGCTGGCGTCTATGAGATCCCTGATCTTGCGACTGGATCCGTGAAGATAGTCCCATGGGTGGAGAATCTACCATCCCCGTCACAGCCCGTCCCGAACATGAGCGTCGCGCCAGGGAACGATATGAAGGTAAGTGTCGATCAAGTGACTGGGACGGAGTGGAAGGTGACCGTCGAGGATCTCACCACTGGTCAATCGGTGAGTGGTGTAGGTAACTACTACGGGTCCGGCGACAGCGCTGATTTCATAGTTGAGGCGCCGACGACGGCTGCAGGTCAAACCGCTCCAACTCCGTTCTCGAGCCCGATCAAGTTCTTCAATGTCAAGGTGTCGAGCTCGGCCCAGAGCGCTGGTCAGGTGATGCTGCCCACCGCCATGGTCCAGTCGGGGAACGTGGCTACCTATCCAGGACAGTTCCATAGCTCCTACGGTGGATTCAAGGTCTACTACGACGACCAACAGAGCTGA
- a CDS encoding DEAD/DEAH box helicase, whose protein sequence is MNGLNFTLEDAVSYFGDREIQKGRGYLNKVKLESVSEDAIVARVQGTVPKPYRTVIHFASNRVLSICSCPVSTRCKHGAAAMLVAMKAPKSKVGTEVRAGAQEWLAELRRAVAPAPVDREVSPTVVVLWEILPAEGWLPPRLVCFKTRQQPQGAPIGKLEPWKSFRNVLKARPTFVTDGDLEAIKMLLLDSSKGGDYQLDYFSLEGAYAFKVLEMLAETGRLIGRRDDGVVPLRFAEPHEGTLRWRVLRSGEQIPVLDVGLAEAWCLPTSEAILYVDAVAGAIGHVITEQPKDLVVAILKAPALNPLEAKSAKELLKGSGQPIALPSEAPTKSLPKVKVPLVPALIVSSLEVPLHGGTWNLRTSDGFIDFARAEFRYGDIVLEVDDEGELIETNDQGTVHLVRDKRAEKKALRELAKIELVELSPPEVKSLGNQVARVAFGHPNSWHWEKFMNDTVHELESKGWKLEIDPEFRYYHTTVSSWHVDIETSQEGWLDLELGITVDDERIDLGKLLVDLFARDPRWLAPGGLSMIADDEMIFLKQPGSPRVGVEARRLKHIVGTLIDLFSRRSDDLRLSAFDASRVKELIGDSQWDTTGLDKVRDLASSQLAGDGPTLVEPPRGLKATLRQYQLEGLSWLQFLKEHDLGGILADDMGLGKTLQTLAHILTEKEAGRLQSPVLVVLPTSLVNTWQDEASRFTPDLKVLTLHGPERKSHFGTIGEHDLVLTTYALVWRDIAVLQEQVFHMLVLDEAQNVKNPTAKASAAIRQLKTMHRLCLSGTPIENHLLELWSQFDIVLPGFLGERNFFREIWSTPVEVHQDLARLQVLAKRVRPFILRRTKSEVAAELPAKTVVIQAVEMQSAQHDLYESVRATMDKRIRDEIVSKGIERSHIVILDALLKLRQVCCDPRLLKSSTAKRTASSSKLSALMEMIPELLEEGRRILLFSQFTEMLDIIAAELKRSKIDFVTLRGDTRDRKTPVDRFQNKEVPLFLISLKAGGVGLNLTAADTVIHYDPWWNPAAEDQATDRAHRIGQTKPVFVYKLIVAGSIEEKIVALQERKAQLAAGVLDEAQSSSVKFGEDDIASLLSPLPANR, encoded by the coding sequence ATGAACGGATTGAACTTCACCCTCGAGGACGCGGTTAGCTACTTTGGCGATCGCGAGATTCAAAAGGGCCGAGGTTATCTGAATAAGGTCAAGTTGGAATCCGTCTCTGAGGACGCCATCGTAGCCCGAGTACAGGGCACCGTTCCTAAGCCTTACCGGACCGTGATTCACTTTGCTAGCAATCGCGTACTGTCGATTTGCAGCTGTCCCGTGTCTACTCGATGTAAGCATGGTGCCGCTGCCATGCTCGTCGCGATGAAGGCTCCTAAATCCAAGGTTGGAACCGAGGTTCGTGCGGGTGCACAAGAGTGGTTGGCGGAGCTGCGACGCGCTGTAGCACCAGCGCCGGTCGATAGGGAAGTTAGTCCGACTGTAGTAGTTCTCTGGGAGATCTTGCCTGCAGAGGGCTGGTTGCCGCCCCGGCTGGTCTGTTTCAAGACCCGCCAACAGCCACAGGGGGCACCGATCGGCAAGCTTGAACCATGGAAGAGTTTTCGCAACGTGTTGAAAGCCCGCCCTACGTTTGTCACCGACGGCGACCTTGAGGCGATCAAGATGCTTTTGCTAGATTCCTCCAAAGGTGGTGACTACCAGCTCGACTATTTCAGCCTTGAGGGAGCCTACGCATTCAAGGTTTTAGAGATGCTGGCAGAGACCGGTCGTCTCATCGGCCGCCGGGATGACGGAGTTGTGCCGTTGCGTTTTGCAGAGCCCCACGAGGGCACCCTCAGATGGAGAGTACTGAGAAGTGGTGAGCAGATTCCCGTGCTCGATGTTGGTTTGGCCGAGGCATGGTGCCTGCCAACTAGCGAAGCGATTCTTTATGTTGATGCGGTCGCTGGAGCGATTGGTCATGTGATCACCGAACAGCCCAAGGATCTGGTCGTCGCCATTTTGAAGGCTCCAGCGCTAAACCCGCTTGAAGCCAAGAGTGCGAAGGAGCTGCTTAAGGGCTCTGGTCAACCAATTGCACTCCCGAGTGAGGCTCCTACGAAGAGTTTGCCGAAGGTGAAGGTGCCGCTTGTGCCGGCACTTATCGTCTCGAGCCTGGAAGTACCGCTGCATGGTGGCACCTGGAATCTACGAACCAGCGACGGTTTCATCGATTTTGCTCGTGCTGAGTTTCGTTATGGAGACATCGTGCTTGAGGTGGATGATGAGGGCGAGCTAATCGAGACCAATGACCAGGGAACTGTCCACCTAGTCAGAGATAAGAGGGCGGAGAAAAAGGCACTACGAGAACTTGCCAAGATTGAGCTCGTGGAGTTGAGCCCGCCAGAGGTCAAGTCTCTAGGCAATCAAGTTGCTCGAGTTGCTTTTGGACACCCTAACTCGTGGCATTGGGAGAAGTTCATGAACGACACGGTTCATGAACTTGAAAGCAAGGGCTGGAAGCTCGAGATCGACCCAGAGTTTCGTTACTATCACACGACGGTTTCTAGCTGGCATGTCGATATCGAGACCAGCCAAGAGGGTTGGCTCGATCTTGAGCTTGGCATCACCGTCGACGATGAACGAATCGATCTTGGCAAACTACTCGTTGATCTGTTCGCACGGGACCCTAGGTGGCTGGCTCCTGGTGGCCTTTCGATGATCGCCGATGACGAGATGATCTTTTTGAAGCAGCCAGGTTCTCCCAGGGTTGGAGTGGAGGCACGGCGACTGAAGCACATTGTGGGGACGTTGATCGACCTATTCTCACGACGATCAGACGACTTGCGACTATCGGCCTTCGATGCGAGTCGAGTGAAAGAACTCATTGGCGATAGTCAATGGGATACGACCGGACTTGATAAGGTCCGGGACCTTGCCAGCTCCCAACTGGCCGGCGACGGTCCAACGCTGGTAGAACCCCCGAGGGGACTGAAGGCTACGTTGCGCCAATATCAACTAGAGGGCTTGTCGTGGCTCCAATTTCTCAAGGAGCATGATCTTGGTGGGATCTTGGCAGATGATATGGGACTTGGCAAGACGTTGCAGACGCTCGCACACATTCTCACCGAGAAGGAGGCTGGTCGCTTGCAATCACCTGTTCTTGTGGTGCTCCCAACCAGCCTGGTTAACACGTGGCAAGATGAGGCTTCGCGCTTTACCCCTGACCTGAAGGTACTCACCCTCCACGGACCCGAACGTAAGTCTCACTTTGGAACTATAGGCGAGCATGATCTTGTCCTTACGACCTATGCGCTGGTGTGGCGTGATATCGCAGTCCTGCAGGAACAGGTTTTTCATATGCTGGTCCTTGACGAGGCGCAGAATGTCAAGAACCCAACGGCGAAGGCCTCGGCCGCCATTCGACAACTCAAGACGATGCATCGGCTGTGTCTTAGTGGAACGCCGATCGAGAATCATCTATTGGAGTTGTGGTCGCAGTTTGATATTGTCCTACCAGGATTCCTCGGTGAACGCAACTTCTTTCGAGAGATCTGGAGCACTCCGGTCGAGGTCCATCAGGATCTAGCTCGCCTTCAGGTGCTCGCCAAACGAGTGCGCCCCTTCATTCTGAGGAGAACTAAGTCCGAGGTAGCCGCTGAGCTTCCTGCCAAAACGGTGGTCATCCAGGCGGTTGAGATGCAAAGCGCCCAGCACGATCTCTATGAGTCCGTTCGAGCTACGATGGACAAGCGGATCCGTGACGAGATCGTGAGCAAAGGTATCGAGCGAAGTCACATAGTCATACTGGATGCGTTGTTGAAGCTTCGCCAGGTGTGTTGTGATCCAAGACTGCTAAAGAGCAGCACCGCGAAGCGGACGGCAAGTTCGTCAAAGCTGTCTGCGCTTATGGAGATGATTCCCGAGCTTCTTGAGGAGGGACGTCGAATACTACTGTTCTCCCAGTTCACCGAGATGCTCGACATCATCGCAGCCGAACTGAAGAGATCCAAGATAGACTTCGTCACTCTGCGCGGAGACACCAGAGACCGGAAGACCCCTGTAGACAGATTTCAGAACAAGGAGGTGCCCCTCTTCCTTATTAGTTTGAAGGCCGGGGGTGTAGGACTCAATCTCACAGCGGCAGACACGGTGATTCACTATGATCCTTGGTGGAATCCGGCAGCTGAGGACCAGGCGACCGATCGGGCGCACAGAATCGGGCAGACCAAGCCTGTCTTTGTCTACAAGCTTATCGTCGCTGGCAGTATCGAAGAGAAGATCGTCGCGCTACAGGAGCGCAAAGCGCAGTTGGCCGCCGGCGTGCTCGATGAGGCGCAGTCGAGTTCGGTTAAGTTTGGCGAGGACGATATCGCATCGCTGTTGAGCCCGCTTCCGGCGAATCGCTAA
- a CDS encoding thiamine pyrophosphate-dependent enzyme — MSSSPTYGYEDLADLIQLMTGDEKHDASAHSTLDVLWVLYDSVLKVDRGSINDPMRDRLMISKGHGPMALYAVLVAKQMMTVDELRTYGEFNSSLGWHPDRLRIQAVEISSGSLGHGLAIAIGSAYGLSLRSSSPPQVFCLLGDGELDEGSVHEAIALAARLGLGNLTAVVIDNRSSTHGWPAGIAGRFEVEGWVASTVAGRDHRALEAALCYEGSAPKAEPRVVVCEIDD; from the coding sequence ATGAGTTCGTCGCCTACCTATGGTTATGAAGACCTAGCGGACCTTATTCAGCTGATGACTGGCGATGAGAAGCACGATGCCAGTGCTCACTCCACTTTGGATGTGCTCTGGGTGCTCTATGACTCGGTGCTCAAGGTAGATCGAGGCTCGATCAATGATCCGATGAGAGATAGATTGATGATCTCTAAGGGTCATGGCCCTATGGCGCTCTATGCAGTCTTGGTGGCCAAGCAAATGATGACAGTCGACGAGTTGCGAACCTATGGAGAGTTTAATTCATCGCTTGGATGGCATCCAGATCGCTTGCGTATCCAAGCTGTCGAGATCTCGAGTGGATCGCTGGGCCATGGACTTGCGATCGCTATCGGTAGCGCTTATGGGCTGAGCCTGCGTTCGTCGTCGCCACCACAAGTCTTCTGCCTACTCGGGGACGGTGAGCTAGACGAGGGTTCGGTGCATGAGGCCATTGCCTTGGCCGCACGTCTTGGCTTGGGCAATCTCACGGCTGTGGTAATCGACAATCGGAGTTCCACCCATGGATGGCCTGCTGGAATCGCCGGTCGCTTCGAGGTGGAGGGCTGGGTCGCCAGCACGGTGGCGGGTCGAGACCATAGGGCACTTGAGGCTGCATTGTGTTACGAAGGCTCCGCTCCAAAGGCGGAGCCAAGAGTCGTGGTTTGCGAGATAGATGACTGA
- a CDS encoding aldo/keto reductase yields the protein MEYRNLGHTGIYVSELCLGAMMFGAWGEPDHDVSAGIIHRALDAGINFVDTADVYSQGESEIIVGKALVGRRDDVVLATKFHGPMDVAMGAPGGDPNRRGNSRRWVVQEVENSLRRLQTDWIDLYQVHRPDADTDDEETLSALTDLQRQGKIRAFGSSTFPASRMVEDQWIAERRGLGRFVTEQPPYSLLDRGIEREVLPVAEKYHLGVLSWSPLAGGWLSGRIRRDQGAPQTRRAQMMPARFDLSAPANQAKLDAVERFASLADEAGISLVHLALAFVLQHPGVTTPIIGPRTMEQLESQLGAVDVRLTTDLLDRIDEIVAPGQTIGDDGNAYVTEALSNPWLRRRRTA from the coding sequence ATGGAGTATCGCAATCTTGGTCATACCGGTATCTACGTCAGCGAGCTTTGCCTTGGCGCGATGATGTTTGGCGCATGGGGAGAACCTGATCACGATGTGTCTGCAGGGATCATTCATCGTGCATTGGATGCCGGGATCAATTTTGTCGATACAGCTGATGTCTACTCCCAGGGAGAGTCCGAGATTATTGTTGGGAAAGCTCTTGTAGGACGACGCGATGATGTGGTGTTGGCTACGAAGTTCCATGGTCCGATGGACGTCGCCATGGGGGCACCGGGCGGCGATCCGAACAGGCGGGGGAACTCGCGCCGTTGGGTGGTGCAGGAGGTCGAGAATAGTCTGCGCCGACTGCAGACTGATTGGATCGACCTGTATCAGGTGCACCGTCCGGACGCGGACACCGACGACGAGGAGACACTCTCAGCTCTTACCGATCTCCAGCGCCAGGGCAAGATCCGCGCCTTTGGATCCTCGACGTTTCCAGCGTCCAGGATGGTTGAGGATCAGTGGATCGCTGAGCGGCGGGGCCTTGGCAGGTTCGTGACCGAGCAGCCTCCATACTCTCTGCTCGATCGCGGTATCGAGCGCGAGGTGCTTCCGGTCGCGGAAAAGTACCATCTTGGTGTCCTTTCCTGGAGTCCGCTTGCCGGAGGATGGCTTTCGGGTCGAATTCGTCGCGATCAGGGTGCACCACAAACTAGGAGAGCACAGATGATGCCGGCGCGCTTTGATCTGTCCGCGCCTGCGAACCAAGCCAAACTCGACGCCGTCGAACGCTTTGCGAGCCTTGCAGACGAGGCCGGTATCTCGCTGGTCCATCTCGCCCTTGCTTTTGTGCTCCAGCATCCGGGAGTTACGACTCCGATAATCGGGCCAAGGACAATGGAGCAACTGGAAAGCCAGTTAGGTGCCGTGGATGTTCGGCTGACTACCGATCTGCTAGACCGGATCGACGAGATCGTAGCTCCGGGTCAAACGATTGGGGATGATGGTAATGCCTACGTTACCGAGGCACTCTCAAATCCGTGGTTGCGACGGCGTCGAACCGCTTGA
- a CDS encoding GntR family transcriptional regulator — MVIGIPTSPARGSRTDDAYRVLKRMILCGELAPGAEFTERQASELVGSSRTPVREALARLRHGRLIVLLAARRYAVAPIAMGDVRHLFDVRRLIESETTRIASGRVDGEQLRRLDEICSTTYDPTDPDSIQLFLQANREFHLTVAQASGNPRLVDLLVPLLDEMERLLYLGLQHSNRAEAIVHEHRSLIAALEAGKASTAVQEINSQLDDAQEMVTQAFLTGAFDSELLTVNLHQAMEL; from the coding sequence ATGGTCATTGGTATACCAACATCTCCTGCTCGAGGATCACGTACCGACGATGCTTATCGCGTTCTCAAACGCATGATCCTCTGCGGTGAGTTAGCCCCAGGCGCTGAGTTCACCGAACGACAAGCCTCCGAGCTCGTAGGGTCGAGCAGGACGCCGGTCCGAGAGGCTCTCGCTCGATTACGCCACGGCCGACTCATCGTACTCCTCGCCGCCCGCCGCTATGCGGTAGCCCCGATCGCGATGGGCGACGTCCGACATCTCTTTGATGTCCGGAGGCTTATCGAGTCCGAGACGACCCGAATCGCCTCTGGCCGGGTCGACGGCGAGCAGCTCCGTCGACTCGATGAGATCTGCTCGACCACCTATGACCCAACAGACCCAGATAGTATTCAACTCTTTCTCCAGGCCAACAGAGAGTTCCACCTAACGGTAGCTCAAGCCTCGGGTAATCCTCGACTCGTCGATCTTCTAGTCCCACTTCTAGACGAGATGGAACGCCTTCTCTATCTTGGTCTGCAGCACAGTAATCGTGCCGAGGCGATCGTGCACGAGCATCGCTCCTTAATCGCTGCTCTAGAGGCAGGTAAAGCATCTACTGCGGTGCAGGAGATAAACTCCCAGCTCGACGACGCCCAAGAGATGGTTACCCAAGCATTCCTCACTGGTGCCTTCGATAGCGAACTTCTTACCGTCAATCTGCATCAAGCGATGGAGCTATGA
- a CDS encoding aminotransferase class V-fold PLP-dependent enzyme: MKTASTSHDATQTQNRPHLELVGDDIQVPLVQGGQRRYINLDFAASTPALVEVAAKLDEFLPYYSSVHRGAGIKSQISTSAYEGARETLRAFFGALPTDTIVITRNTTDSMNLLASCLPVGAKVVAFTSEHHTTLLPWQRSKGSVHYLTMPKSASQAVEQLSDYLRGQPDTTLVAVTGASNVTGEIWPIAELATVAHQYGARIVVDAAQMAPHLAIDMTALDVDYLAASGHKLYAPYGAGVLLGRADWLDSAEAYLRGGGAVDFVTPTEVLWSRGASRHEAGSPNVIGAVAMAAACETLAAYGMDELAEEEIALADYARRRLADVPGIELYRLWEPEAARIGVVPFNLAAYDHSHLAAILSAEFGIGVRHGCFCAHPLILELLNVSDEQATSLREEIKTGNRPRLPGAVRMSIGVSTTRDDLDYLVNSLTKIANEGPSWTYAIDPNTGEFTPAPDPREWPDLPITLDRTT; this comes from the coding sequence ATGAAAACCGCATCCACCTCCCATGACGCCACACAAACTCAAAACAGACCACACCTTGAGTTGGTCGGTGATGATATCCAGGTTCCACTCGTCCAAGGAGGGCAGCGGCGCTACATCAATCTCGACTTTGCCGCCAGTACACCAGCATTGGTTGAGGTCGCAGCCAAACTAGACGAGTTCCTCCCCTACTACAGCAGCGTGCATCGTGGGGCAGGCATCAAGTCGCAGATCTCCACTAGCGCTTACGAGGGTGCACGAGAGACACTTCGAGCGTTCTTTGGCGCACTCCCCACCGATACGATCGTCATTACCCGCAACACTACCGACTCCATGAACCTGCTGGCGAGTTGCCTCCCAGTAGGAGCAAAGGTCGTCGCCTTCACCTCCGAGCATCATACAACCCTGCTGCCATGGCAGCGTTCCAAGGGAAGCGTCCACTACCTCACCATGCCCAAGAGCGCGAGTCAGGCAGTCGAACAGCTCTCCGACTATCTTCGCGGACAACCGGACACCACCCTGGTGGCGGTCACCGGTGCATCGAATGTCACCGGTGAGATCTGGCCGATAGCCGAGCTCGCCACGGTAGCACACCAGTATGGCGCTAGGATCGTCGTGGACGCCGCACAGATGGCGCCCCATCTGGCGATCGATATGACTGCCCTCGATGTCGATTATCTAGCAGCCTCAGGACACAAACTCTACGCACCCTACGGGGCTGGTGTGCTCCTGGGTAGAGCCGATTGGCTTGACAGCGCCGAGGCCTACTTGCGTGGTGGCGGCGCGGTCGACTTCGTGACCCCAACTGAGGTTCTCTGGTCTAGAGGGGCATCACGACACGAAGCAGGGTCGCCCAACGTCATTGGTGCGGTTGCGATGGCAGCCGCTTGCGAGACCCTCGCCGCCTATGGAATGGATGAACTCGCAGAGGAGGAGATCGCGCTCGCCGACTATGCCCGCAGGAGGCTCGCAGATGTACCAGGTATAGAGCTCTATCGACTTTGGGAACCGGAGGCGGCGCGAATCGGAGTCGTACCCTTCAATCTTGCTGCCTACGATCACAGCCATCTCGCAGCTATCCTGAGCGCCGAGTTTGGGATTGGCGTGCGGCATGGATGTTTCTGCGCTCACCCACTAATCCTTGAGTTACTCAACGTCAGTGATGAGCAAGCGACCTCCCTCCGTGAAGAGATCAAGACCGGCAATCGGCCTAGGCTCCCAGGAGCCGTGCGCATGAGTATCGGAGTCTCCACGACGCGCGACGACCTCGACTACCTGGTCAATTCGCTCACCAAGATAGCCAACGAAGGTCCCAGCTGGACCTATGCCATCGACCCAAACACCGGTGAGTTTACCCCCGCACCTGACCCACGCGAGTGGCCAGACCTTCCTATTACCCTCGATCGAACAACCTGA
- a CDS encoding YihY/virulence factor BrkB family protein has translation MPNIEQFMRRIDGLQQRHRPLAFVYAVIRKYGQDSASTWALLIAYYGFASLFPLLLVAVTVTGIIFAHNPTLSHRISTTVFAQIPVIGSELGSKAGVHALNANSPITLIVGILGTLWGSQGIASSAQQAMATVWNVPMTDRPGFLPRTLRNFGILAILAINVLVTSSIATFTATLGGHEFSKILLIIATILVNLVLYVAGFRLLAPKTIPTKDLLPGALMAGIAWSALEQLGGFLIGHELAHTSATYGIFGLVLGLITWLGLTATVTLYAAEVNVVHVRKLWPRSLIQPPLTAADKTAIIALAKVQRYRREQEITVTFEDPSDPKDPSTQPGSTLSDE, from the coding sequence ATGCCCAATATCGAGCAGTTCATGCGGCGAATCGATGGCCTGCAGCAGCGCCATCGACCTCTTGCCTTCGTCTACGCTGTCATCCGCAAATATGGGCAAGACTCAGCTTCTACCTGGGCTCTGCTTATCGCCTACTACGGGTTTGCCTCCCTATTCCCACTGTTACTGGTCGCAGTTACCGTTACCGGGATCATCTTTGCTCATAATCCAACTCTCTCTCACCGCATCTCGACCACCGTCTTCGCACAGATTCCAGTCATAGGCTCTGAGCTCGGTTCGAAGGCGGGGGTGCACGCACTCAACGCCAACAGCCCGATCACGCTGATCGTTGGTATCCTCGGGACCCTCTGGGGTTCACAAGGGATAGCGTCCTCCGCCCAGCAGGCGATGGCAACGGTCTGGAACGTACCTATGACCGACCGCCCCGGGTTTCTACCGCGGACACTTCGCAACTTTGGCATCCTTGCGATTCTTGCCATCAACGTGCTGGTAACCTCGTCGATCGCCACCTTCACCGCCACACTTGGTGGTCACGAATTTAGCAAAATTCTCTTGATCATCGCGACGATCTTGGTGAACCTGGTACTCTACGTCGCCGGCTTTCGCCTCCTTGCTCCCAAAACAATACCGACGAAGGACCTTCTCCCGGGAGCACTGATGGCTGGCATAGCATGGAGTGCCCTCGAGCAGCTCGGCGGCTTTCTCATCGGGCATGAACTTGCACACACCTCGGCTACCTACGGTATTTTTGGACTCGTGCTCGGACTCATCACCTGGCTCGGACTCACCGCAACCGTCACCCTCTACGCAGCTGAGGTCAACGTCGTCCATGTCCGAAAGCTCTGGCCAAGGAGCCTGATACAGCCACCGCTGACAGCGGCAGACAAGACGGCAATCATAGCGCTCGCCAAAGTACAACGCTATCGTCGCGAGCAGGAGATCACAGTCACGTTCGAGGATCCATCGGACCCAAAGGATCCGAGCACACAACCCGGTTCAACTCTCAGTGACGAGTGA
- a CDS encoding transketolase family protein encodes MRTMREAFFDGIVEWMATDEKAIVVLADISAAGLREASHSFPGRVLNVGIREQAAIGVAAGLSLEGFHPLVHTYAPFLIERPFEMIKDDLFHQGLVATLVSIGASYDEPGYGRTHQCPEDVALLDTLGPCTTLVPGHADEVVPLLQRAVSSDTVGYLRLSIAMNRRSIRNTTATMARVVTGENGVVIAVGPMLDAVLDATEGMDVTVLYATTVRPFDAATLREVAGPTPKVVIVEPYLAGTSSPVVERALSDLPHRILALGVNHPDLHRYGSYEDHDLAQGLNPAGISSAIRAFL; translated from the coding sequence ATGCGGACGATGCGAGAGGCCTTCTTTGACGGCATTGTGGAGTGGATGGCCACCGACGAGAAGGCGATTGTGGTTCTGGCAGATATCTCTGCTGCTGGTCTCAGAGAGGCGAGTCATAGTTTTCCAGGGCGGGTACTTAACGTTGGCATTCGAGAACAGGCTGCAATTGGAGTTGCAGCTGGACTCAGTCTCGAAGGATTCCATCCTTTGGTGCACACCTATGCCCCCTTCTTGATCGAGCGACCATTCGAGATGATCAAGGACGATCTCTTTCATCAGGGATTGGTGGCGACGCTGGTATCGATTGGCGCATCTTATGACGAGCCTGGTTATGGCCGGACGCACCAGTGCCCTGAGGATGTGGCACTGCTCGATACACTGGGTCCGTGTACGACCCTGGTCCCAGGTCATGCTGATGAGGTCGTTCCACTGCTACAACGGGCGGTATCGTCGGATACTGTCGGCTATCTCAGACTGAGCATCGCGATGAATAGGCGATCTATTCGGAACACAACCGCGACTATGGCCAGGGTAGTGACGGGGGAAAATGGGGTTGTGATCGCCGTTGGGCCGATGTTGGATGCGGTGCTAGATGCCACGGAAGGCATGGATGTTACCGTGCTCTATGCCACCACTGTTCGTCCGTTTGACGCTGCAACGTTAAGGGAAGTTGCCGGACCAACGCCGAAGGTGGTGATAGTTGAGCCCTATCTGGCAGGCACCTCTTCCCCTGTGGTGGAGAGGGCGCTCTCTGATCTGCCACACCGCATACTGGCGCTTGGAGTCAACCATCCCGACCTTCATCGTTACGGCAGTTACGAGGACCATGATTTGGCTCAAGGACTCAATCCAGCTGGGATTTCGTCGGCTATCCGCGCCTTCCTATAA